GGAGATCATCACCACGATGGACTGGAGTCGCTCGGCCTCGTTGCGGAGGTTCGGGTGGTTGATGAAGACCGTCGTCATGTCGTCGGTCGGGTTGCGCCGCCGCTCGCGCACCGTGTCGAGCAGGATCTCCTCGAAGTGCCGGTTGCCCGCCTGCGAGTCGCCCGCGCTGCCGAACAGCGCGATGAGCGCGTCCAGCAACTCCCGCCCCTCGATGGCGTCGAGACCGAACAGCGAGGCGAGGGACAGCATCGGGACGATCGTGGCGTACTCGTTCACCAGGTCCGCGCTGCCGCGCTCGGAGAACTCCGCGATCAGGTCGGTGCAGATCTTCTCGACATGGCGGCGCACCTTGCGCTGGTCGATCCGTGCGATGCCGTCGTCGAGCGGCTTGCGCAGCCGCCGGTGCTCGGCGCCGTCGGCGCCGATGACGTTGGCGCGCCAGCCCATCATCGGCAGCAGGCCCGAGTCGGGCGAGACGACGCCGTCGTGCATATGGCGCCACTTGCGGCCGTCGCGGGAGTAGATCTGCTCCTGGCGGGTGATGGTCAGCAGTTCCCGGTAGCCCATCACGAGCCAGGCGGGGACGCCCGGTTCGAGCTCCACCTTGGCCACGTTGCCCCACTCCGCGCGGAGCCTGCGGTAGACGGCGCGCGGGTCGGGGGCGCCCACCGCGGCGGACAGCGGGAGCAGCCCCGTACCGCCGCCGTGGGAGTGGTGCGCAGGGCAGCCGGGCGGGGGCGAACTCATGAGGCGGTCTCCGGGGTGCGTGCCGAGCCGACCGAGACGTACTCGACCAGGCTGATCAGGGCGTCGACGGACGAGGCGTGGTCACGCGCGTCGCACACCATCACGGGTGTCTCGGGCAACAGGTCGAGTGCGTCGCGGAGTTCGTCCGCCTCGTACCGCTCGCTGTCGGGGAACTGGTTGACCGCGACCGCGAACGGCAGTCCGCGCAGTTCCAGTTGTTCGAGGACGTCGAAGCTGTCCTCCAGTCTGCGGGTGTCGACGATGACGAGCACGCCGAGCGCGCCCTCCGCCAGCCCCTCCCACAGATCCCAGAAGCGGCGCTGTCCCGGGGTCCCGAACAGATAGAGGACGAGGCGGGAGTTGAGGGTGATCCGGCCGAAGTCCATCGCGACGGTGGTCGTGGTCTTCGTGCTCATTCCGGCCAGGACGTCCACGCCGACGCTCGCCTGTGTCATGACCTCCTCGGTGCGCAGCGGCTCGATCTCGCTGACCGAGCCGACCAGCGTGGTCTTGCCGACGCCGAACGCGCCCACGACGAGGATCTTGACGGCCTGCTGGACAGTGTCGGGCAGGTAGCGGTCAGCGGAGCCGACGGAGACCATCCAGTACCTCCTGGAGGAGTTGCGAGTCGGGCAGGGCGGCCCTGGGGACACCGGAACGGGCGGACAGATGACCGCTGTCGACGAGATCGGAGGCCAGCACCTTCACCAGGCTGACCGGCAGACCGAGATGGGCGGCCGCCTCCACGAGGGACAGCAGCCGCTCGCACATCCGCACCAGGGCGCGTTCCTCCCTGGTCGCCGAGACCGGCAGGGCGCGTGGAGGGCTGATCGCCACGAGGAGTGTCTCGATGTTTATGGTGTTGCGGCTCGGCCGGGAGCGCCCCTTGGTGATGACGTACGGACGTAACGCTCCGGCGCTGTCGTCGTACTCCCCTCCCGGTCCGTTCATACGGAGTCCTGCCTCGGCGGGCTGCTCAGGTTGCCCGCGCCGATCTTCATCACCTGCGCCTGCATCTGCCGGGCGACGAGCTTCGGGTCCACCACGGGGCCCGTCACCACCGCGAGATGGGCGCCGTTGGCGCTGCGCATGAAGAGGAAACCGCCGTTGAACTCCACCATCTGCTGGTGCACCGCTCCGCCGTCCGCGCCGAACTCCCGGCCGAGACTGCGGCCGAGGGACTGGAGCCCGGAACAGCTGGCCGACAGGCGCTCGGCGGCGTCCCGGTCCATTCCGTCCGAACTGGCCAGCAGGAGTCCGTCGGCGCTGAACACGATGACCCGCTCGACGCCCGGTACGACGGCGACGTCGGCGATCATCCAACCGCGCTGCTCCGGGTTCTCCACGTAGCTCATACTCACGTCTGTCCTTCTGGGGGGTGGGGGATGGCGGAGGAAGACGGGCCGTGCAGGCCCTCGTTGGGGGCGGAGTCCACGGCCGGGTCCGGGGCGGTGGACGCGGTGGGGGCGTCCGCGGGCTCGTCGGGGGACGGCCAGGAGCGGCTGCCCTCGAAGAACTGCTCCATCCAGTCGCCGGCCTCTTCCGGCGAGCCGGGCGGGGTGACGGCGGACGGGGCGGGGGTCACCGCCTCGGCGCGGGGCGCGTAGTCCTCGCGCCGCGAACGCCGCTGCGGGAGCCGTCGGGCGGTGCGCGGCGCGTCGGGGTCGGAAGCCGGAGGGGGGACGACGGGCGCGGCGGCGGAAGCCGGTGCCTCGGCCGGTGCGGGGACGGCGGCGGGCGCGGCCTGTGGCTCCGTTCTCGGCGCGGGGGACGGCGCGGGCGCGGGGACCTCCGGGACCGGCTGCGCCGCGGGCAGGACCCGCCCCGTCGGCGTACCGGCCGGCGCGAGCGTTTCCAGTACATCCACCGGCACCAGGACCACGGCGCGGACACCGCCGTACGGCGAGGGCCCGAGGTCGACCTGGAAACCGTGCCGTTCGGCGAAGCGGCCGACCACCGCGAGGCCGGTCTGCGGGATCTCGCCGACGTCGCCGACGCCGAGGAGGCGGCGGCCCGAGACGATCTCGCGGGCCTCGGCGAGCCGGTACTCGTCCAGGCCCAGGCCGCCGTCGTCGACCTCGATGACCGCGCCGCGCTGCACCGTGCGCACCGTCACGGGCACGCCCGTCTTCGGCGGCGAGTACTCCGTGGCGTTGGCGAGCAGCTCGGCCATGAGGTGGATCAGCGGTTCGACCACGGACGGGGTGACGCCCACGTCGGGGTCACCGCTGACCTCGACCCGCTTGAAGGCGACGATACGGCCGGACGCCGCGCGGACCACGTCCACCAGCGCGAGCGGCCGCTGCCACTGCTGGCCGGGCCACTCGCCGCACAGCACCTTGAGACTCTGCGCGTGCCTGGCCTGCTGCGTGGCGGCGTGGTCCACCAGCATGGTGGTCTCCAGCAGGTCCGTGTCGCCGGGGTAGCGGTCGGCCAGACCGGTCACGGTCGCCTGGATCCGGTGCGCGGAGGTCTGCACCCGGCTCGCCAGCTCGACCAGCGAGAGGCGCTGCGACTCCTCGCGGTCGTCGGCCTCCTCCGTGACCGCGAGGAGCAGCCGGTCGAACCACTCGGCGACGCCCGCGCCCAACTCGTCGTCGCTGTAGTGCGGTCGGGGGATCTCGGTCCGGGAGAAGGCCGCGGGCAGCCGCTTCGTGACGAGGAACTCGACTTCCGCGCGCACCAGTTCGGCGCGGTTCTGGGTCTGCCGGTGCCAGTGGGCCTCACGGCCGGCCGCCTCGGCCCGTACGCGATCGACCTCGGCCCGCCGCTCGGCGGCGTCCGACACGGCGTCACGGTGCCGTCTGCGCAGGGATTCCATGGTGACCGGCACCAGCAGGGCGACCGCGCCGTACGCCACCGCCGCCCCGATGTGTACGCCCGCGAGGGCCACCACACCGACGGCGACGGCGAGAAGGGCCAGAAGCTGCGCCACCGGCCACAGGAGCCGCGCCCCACGGTCGCGTGGTGGGGATGCGGGGGTGGGGGTTCGGACCATGGGAAACCTTCGAGTTGGCTGAAGTCGATGTCCGGCGGTGAGTCGTCCGCAGCGGTCCGTGGGCTCATCTGGATGCGCGCGACTCGTCAACTACCCCCGTGCCGGACATTGTTGAGTGATCGTATATCCGATCGGCATATGAAGCGGTCACTTCGCGAACACGGGCGGTGACGTGCCCGGTTCGCGCCGCGACCGCCTGAGCCCGAGCCCGAACGGGCCGCCGTTCCGGGGCAGTTGGCTACCTCGCGAAACGCGGCAGCCATCTCGCCTGGTAGTCGCCGTGCCCGGCGTGCTCCGCCGCCATCTGGCGGACGACGAAGCCCAGCCCCACGGCGCGGCCGGAGGGGAAGTCGTGCTCGGGGCGGTCGACGTCCAGGTGCGCGACCTCCGCGTACTCGCCCAGGAGCACTCTGCTCGTCTCGATCCGGCGCAGCGTGCGAGCCGGGTCCTGGAGGGCGATATGGCGGTCGTAGCCCTGTGTCCGCACACTGAACGAGATGCCGCCGGACCGGTCGTGGACCTCGCCCGGCGCCTCGGGCGGGCACCGCCAGCGCTCCCCGCCGGCCGCCCGCGCGACCTGCTCCTCCTCGTCCAGGCGTGCCCGAACAAAAGCCAGCATGTCCGTGTTCTCTGTTCTCACGATCCGTGTTCCCTCGCCGTGCCGCTCATCTCGTACTCGTCCACGTCGTTCAACAGAGGATGCCGCACGGAGGTAGCGGCGGACACCTCCACCGTCCGGTACGGCGGGATGTGCCGCCATACGCCCCTCGACGACTCCCCTCTTCCGCTTCACCATGCCCGGCCGGGGCCGGAGTATGGCCGCGCGGGGGCCCGGCGCGCACCGATACGATCATCGCCCCGGAGTCCCGATACGGACCCGGTACCCACCGATCACGTACGCGATGTCCCAGGAGCGGCCCGGCCATGTACCCCGACAGCTGCTGGGAGCCGGTTCCCGTGCGGTCCGCCGTGAATCTCGTGGCGCGCTTCGTTCTCACGGTCGTCCTGCTGCCGCTGCACTGGGCACTCGTCCTGGCGGGGTTCGTCGCGCTGCTCGCGTTCAGCCTGGTGGGCGATCTGCTCAAGCTGATTCCCGGCGCGGAGAAGGGGTTCTTCAAGGGCCTCGACGCGTTGGGTGACCGCGTGGAGGTGTGGCCCCGGTGGTTCGTGTCGTGGCCCGAGCTGCGGCACGAGGGGGACGTGGACTTCTACCGGGCGCGCGCCGACGAGGCCGTGGCGAGGCACACGAGCGCGGCGACCACCACCCGCAAGGGCGTGGTGCCGCCGTGGACCTGTGAGATACCGGTACGCAAGTACCGCGCCGTGGGCGCCGGTTACGTGCTCAGGACCGCCGAGTCGCAGGGCTGGGCGCTGCGGCACGACGAGTACTCGGACCTGCCGAACGAGATCAGGCTGCGGCGCGTACCCGACGATCCGGCGCCGGACGCCGCCGCCTGACCCTGGCCGGAGCGGCGGGGCGGCGGGGTCGCTCAGCGTGTACTGAGCCAGTGCGGGTCCGGGACCACCGTGAGGACGGCGGAGAGCAGCACCACGGCCGCCAGGACGACCAGTTCGACGCGGGCCGCCAGATGCGCGTCGCGGCTGCGCAGCAGACGTCGGCGGGCCACCAGGGCCAACGCGCTGGCCGCCGCGACCAGTACGAGCTTGGCGATCAGGACCCGGCCGTACGCCGATGTCACCACCACGTCGGCGGGCAGCCGGCGCAGCGTGGACAGCGTTCCGGTGGCGGCCAGCACGACCAGCAGCCAGACGGCGCCGCGCGCGTAGCGGGTCAGTACGGCGCGGGCGCCCGCCGGGTCGGCGCGCCGCAGCCACATCGTGCGCAGGACGTGGCAGAGTCCGCCGGCCCACAGGGACGCGGCGGTCAGATGGACGACGGTCAGGGCCGTGCCCAACTCCGGTGAGTACGGCTCCGGGTGGGCGCGCAGCGCCTCCGCGAGGACGACCCCGGCGAGCGGGACGAGCGCCCAGCGGGGCCGGCCGAGACCAGCGCAGCCGGCGGCGAGCAGGAAGCCGTTGGCCATGACGAGCAGCAGGCCGCCCTCGCGGGTGCCGTACGTCGCGGGGATGTCGAGGTCGCTCACCACCGCGAGGACCACGATCTGCCCGGCCGACGCGGCGGCTCCGGCCAGCGCGGCGGGGAGCGCCAGGGCGCGGGGCAGTGGGTCGGTGCGGGCGATCGCGGCGCCGGCCAGTTCGCCCAGGTGCAGCGCGAGCGCGGTGAAGACGGCGGCGCGCAGGAGGGAGGTGGTGCCGGCAGCGGGTATGCGCAGCTCGCCGGTGCCGCGCGAGGCGACGCCCGCGCCGTACAGCACGACGAGCAGCGCCAGCACGGCGCCGCCGACGCCCACGGCCCTGGCCCGTGTCGGCACCCTCGTCCCCTCCTGTGCGGTGGCCGGTCGCCCGATCGGTCGCCGGACATGCCCGGGAGCCCGCCCGGCGACCGAGAACGAGCACGACGCACCCGGGGCCCCCGAGGGTCTGCCGGCCAGGGACCCGGTCCTGTCCGGCGGATATTCGGGAATCGGCCCGGGGCGTCTGGTGCGGTGCATCGCAAGGCGGAGGATCGGGCTTGTACTGGCCGTACTTGACCGACTCCGTCAACGCGGCGAGGTGCCGTGCCGTGCCAGACGTTCCGGGCCTCCGAAGATCCCCCGGCCGGGAACTAGCCCTTGGCGCGGGAGGCCAGGAATTCCTCGAAGGTGAGGAGGCCGTCGTTGTTGGAGTCGTGGGCGTTGATCACGGCCTGGGCCACGGTCTCCGTCACATGGAAGTCGCCGAGCTGCGCCATCGCGCTCTTGTACTCCGCCGCCGTGATCAGCCCGTCGCTGTTCCCGTCGAAACGGTCGAATGCCTTGCGCGCCTCTTCGATGTCCGCCACTGCTTCCGCCCCTTCTTGATCCCTACTGACAGCGGTCAGATTATCGGCACACCTCCGCCACCTCGGCGGCAGCCCGGTAGCAGCCCGGCGGCAGGCGGTGCGGCTCCCGGCGACGCCGCTTCTCAGGGATACGGACCTCAGGGACGGCGGTCCGACACCCGCATCTCGAACCAGGTCGTCTTGCCGCGCGGCAGCAGATCCACGCCCCACCGGTCGGAGAGCTTGTCCACCAGGAACAGCCCCCGCCCGCTGGTGTCCATCTCGCGCACCGGCAGCAGGCACGGCAGTCCGCGGGAGGGGTCCCGCACCTCGACGCGGATCCAGCCGCGGCGGCGCAGCATCCGCAGGCCGAAGACGCGTGCGCCGGTGTGCCGTACGGCGTTGCCGACGAGTTCGGAGACGAGCAGCACCGCGTGCTCGGCCATCTGCGGGGACAGCGCCCACTGGCGCAGCACGACGACATGGGTGAGTCTGCGCGCCGCCAGGGCCGACTCGGGGCGGGACGGCAGCCGGACTTCCGCTTCCGTCGGGTTACCGAACAGTTCGAGTACTCCGCGTGCCTGTTCGTCCTCGACGGCCGGCGTCAATCGCGTAGCGGCCGCGTCGCCGCCATGCCGCGGTTGTTCCACACCCTCAAGGCCCGCCATGTGTCCATCATGGCTGCCCAGACGGGCTGCCGGGGGCGTTCCGAGGGATTGGGTACCCCCGAACAGCCCACCCGGACAAGGGAGTTTGGCATATGACCATGGCAGGAAGCAGCCCTCACTACCCATCCTGATCTGCGATAACACGTCACACACGGGTGATCACCGGATGTGATCAACCGCTCCGCCTTAAGGTTGTCTTAAGGCGGAGCTGAGCCGGGCACCAGGTTGACGCACCCGCTCCGGCTGTCCAACCACGCCGCGATCAGAGGAACTTGGCCTTGCCCGGCCCCTCCTCGACGAAGCTGCGCATGCCGCGCTCGCGGTCCTCGGTGGCGAACAGGCCCGCGAACCAGTTGCGTTCGATCGCGAGGCCCGTCTCCAGATCGGTCTCCAGACCGGCGTCCACGGTCTCCTTGGCGGCCCGCAGCGCGAGGGCCGGTCCCTGGGCGAGCCTCGCGGCCCAGGCGTGCGCCTGCTCGTAGACCTCCTCCGGCGGTACGACACGGTCCACGAGGCCCATGGCGAGCGCCTCGGGCGCCTTCACCTGACGGCCGGTGAAGATGAGGTCCTTGGCCTTGGAGGGGCCGATCAGCCGGGCCAGGCGCTGGGTGCCGCCCGCGCCCGGGATCAGACCGAGCAGGATCTCGGGCTGGCCGAGCTTCGCGTTGTCGGCGGCGATCCGGAAGTCGGCGCAGAGCGCCAACTCGCAGCCGCCGCCCAGCGCGTAGCCGGTGACGGCGGCGACCACGGGCTTCGGGATGCGCGCCACGGCCGTGAACGACTCCTGGAGGGCCCGGGACCGTACGACCATCGCCGCGTGGTCCATGTCGCGCATCTCCTTGATGTCCGCGCCGGCGGCGAACACCTTCTCGCCGCCGTAGAGGATCACGGCGCGGACGTCGTCGCGGCGCCCCGCCTCCGCCGCGAGTTCGAGAAGGCGGTCCTGGATCGCGATGTTCAGCGCGTTCATGGGCGGGCGGTCCAGCCGGATGGTGCCGACGCCGCCGGAGACTTCGAGATTCACAGATGACATACCAGGCAGATTAGGGGGTGTCACGCGCGAGGACGCCGGTACGCGGAAGGGCCCGGCGCATCCTGGTCGGGGTGCGCCGGGCCCTCGGGGGACCGCGTCGGGACTGCCGGTGGCCTGCTTCGGAACTACGCCGGGACTACTTCGTCCACTGCGCCCAGGGCATGTTCCAGCCGTTGAGGCCGTTGTCCGGGGCGATCTTCTTGTCGTCGGAGTTCTTCACGATCACCACGTCACCGATGATCGACTGGTCGTAGAACCACGCGGACGGCATGTTCTTGTCGTAGCCGCCGCGCACGTCGCGCAGCCCGACGCACCCGTGGCTGACGTTGGCCGAGCCGAACGTCCCGGCGGACGCCCAGTAGTTGCCGTGGATGAAGGTGCCCGACGTGGACAGCCGCATCGCGTGCGGCACGTCCTTGATGTCGTACTCACCGCCGAAGCCCACCGTGGCGCCGTTCATCCGCGTCACCTTGTGCTTCTCGCTGATGACCATCTCGCCGTTGTACGTGGTGGTCGACGGCGCGCCCGCGGTGATCGAGATCTTCTTGATCTGCTTGCCGTCCTTGACGACCTTCATCGTCTTGGCCTTGGCGTCCACCGTGGAGACCATGGAGCGGCCGATGGTGAACTTCACCGTCTTGGCCTGCTCGCCGTAGACCCCGGGCCGCCCCTCGACACCGTCGAGGTTCAGCTCCACGGTCACCTTCGTGCCCGCGGCCCAGTACTTCTCGGGCCGGAAGTCGAGCCGGTCGTTGCCGAACCAGTGCCCCTCGATGGGGACCGAAGGCACGGCGGTCACCTTGATGGCCCGCTCCACCGCCTCGGGATCGGTGATCCCACGCGTGAAGTTGAGCGAGACTGGCATGCCGACGCCGACCGTCGAACCGTCCTCGGGCGTGTAGTGACCGATGAAGGTGTTCTTCGGTACGAGGGTGGTGAAGGTGCTGTCCTTCGCCGACACGCGGCCCTCGGAGTCCTTGGCGATGGCGTGCACCGTGTACTTGGTGGCGCCGGCCAGATGGCGGGCCGGCTCCCAGGCCGTGCCGCCGGCGGCGATCTTGCCGTCGACCGCGTTGCCCTTGCTGTCCTTGACGTCGACGGTCGTCAACTTGCCCTTGCTCGCGGTGATCTTGAGCGCGCCGCTCGTCGCGACCGACTTCGCGCCGTCCTTGGGCGCGACCGTCACGACGGCCTGCGAGGCGGCGTTCTCGACCTTCCCGCCGTCTTTCTCGCCCTTGCCGTCACCGCTGTCGCCGCCCTCGCCGCCCCCGCCGCCGCACGCCGTCACGAACAGGAGCAGGCCCCCCAGCGCGAACGCCGCGAACCCCCTGCTCCGTCCCGGTCGCCGTGCCCGGCCGGCTTCCGCCGATGCCCCCGATATCGGCTGCCCGTTCAATGGTCGTCTCCCCTCACACGGCCGGGCCCCGCCTCGGCCTCGGAGCCGGGTGCGAACGACGCACGACCGGGCTCCACACCCCCGCGCGCTTTGCTCGCGCGCACGGCGCTAGATAATCACACCGCGAGCCGTCCCGGACTCCCCGGGATTGTCACTGTTCCGTTCCAACGTCCTCTGGAATCAGGGACGGTCACGCAGGTGAGGGTGGGTGCGGGGCCGGTTCTTGGGGAGCCGTACGGCTCGGTGCCGTCAGCCGGCGACCGCGGAACCCGCCTTCCACTTGGCCCAGTCGACGTTCCAGCCGCCCAGTCCGTTGTCCGGAGCGACAGTCTTGTCACGGGAGTTGACCACTTCCACGACGTCGCCGACGAGCGTCCTGTCGAAGAACCAGCCCGCCGGGGTGTCGGCGCTGCCGCCCTTGACGTCACGCAGTCCGACGCACCCGTGGCTGACGTTGGTCGTGCCGAACGTGTCCGGCGTGGCCCAGTAGTTGCCGTGCAGGAACGTCCCCGACGTCGTCAGGCGCAGGGCGTGCGGCACGTCCTTGATGTCGTACTCGCCGCCGAAGCCGACCGTCGCGCCGTTCATCCGTGTCACGTCGTACAGCTCGGAGACGACCATCTTCCCGTTGTACGTCGTGGTCTTGGGCGCCCCGGCCGTGATCGGCACCGTGGAGACCAGCGCACCGTCGCGCCGTACCTCCATGGTGTGTTTCTCCGCGTCCACGAGGGACACCTGGGAGCGGCCGACCGTGAATCCGACGGTCTTCTCCTGGATGCCGAAGACACCCGGCGCCGCCTGGACGTCCCGCAGCCGCACATCGATCGTGACCTCGGTGCCCGGTTTCCAGTACTCGCGGGGCCGGAAGTCCAGCCGCCGGTCGCCGAACCAGTGGCCGACGACCTCGACCGGTGGGTTCGAGGTGACGCGCACGGCGCGCTGGACGGCGGCGCGGTTCTCGATCTTCCGGTTGAAGTCGAAGGAGACGATCATGCCGGTGCCGACGGTCGAGCGGTTCTCTGGCTGGAAGTAGCCGATGAAGCGGTGCTTCGGTACGGCGGTGGTGAAGGTGGAGTGCCGGGCCGATCTGCGGCCCGCGCCGTCCACGGCGACCACGTCGATGCTGTATTTGGCGGCGAGCACGACGCGCGCGTCCTCCTCCGGCGACCACACGAGTCCGTCGTCGGAGGTCCGGCCCGGCAGTTTCGTGCGCTGCGCGCCGTCGACCCGCGCGACCTCGACCCGCTCCAGCCGGCCGTCGGGAATCCTCACCTCGATCCGGTCACCTCGGTTGATGTTCCTGGCCCCGTCCTCGGGGCTGATACGAATCGTGTCCCCAGGCGCCCGGGACTTGCTTTCGGTGAAGGTCTCGCCGACGGAGCAGCCCGTCAGTCCGGCCACCCCCGCCATCAGGCCTGCCCATGTCAGGACGGCGGCTGCGCCGGTCCTCGCCCGCTTCAGTACGTGTGTCACGACGCACCCAACGACGACCCCCCTTCGGGGGAAACGTGAGCCAGGGCCTTCCGGGGGGCAGAACAGGTGGGAGGACCACGCGAGGGGGAGCCACGGCCGGGACGCCGTGGCCGCCGGATGCGCGGGGCCGACGAGCCGGGAGGCCTGACAGGTGGCGAGCGCAGCCGAGCAGGAAACAGTGCGGGAACCGGTCCAGGATCCGATGATGGATCATGTGAGAGATCCGGTCGAAGAGGTCGAGCCGGGCGTCGGGACGGACGTCGGGCGGGAGCCGGGGAGCGGGACACGGGCCGTCGGGGAGGCGGCCTCCGCCGCTCCCCCGCCCGAGGTGTGGCCGGGAGCGCCGACACCGCTGGGAGCGCGGTACCGGGTGGGTCCGGACGGCGTCGCGGGGACGAACTTCGCCCTCTGGGCGGGCGGCGCGGAGGCCGTGGAGCTGTGCCTCTTCGACGACGCCGGAGCGCCGGAGGGAGGCCTGGCCGACGACGCGGCCTCTGTAGGAGGCGGCGTCGTGGGAAGCGGTGTCGTAGAAGGCGGCGTCGTGGAGACCCGCCTTCCACTGACCGAGCTGACGCACGAGATCTGGCACGGCTTCGTGCCCGGCATACGACCCGGACAGCGGTACGGCTTCCGGGTGCACGGCCGCTGGGACCCCTGGACGGGCGCCCGCTGGAATCCGGCGAAGCTGCTCCTCGACCCGTACGCGCGCGCGGTCGACGGCGACTTCGCGCTGCCGCCCGAGGTGTACGGCCATGTGCGCGACTGGCCGCAGCAGCAGGTCGCCGACACGGTCCGCGACGAGCACGACTCCGCGCCGTACGTCCCCAAGGGGGTCGTCGTCCACGACGACGCCCCCGACGACACCTGGGCCGACGACCGCCGCCCCAAGACGCCCTGGGCGGACACGGTCATCTACGAGCTGCACGTACGCGGCTTCACCATGCGCCATCCGGGCATCCCCGACGAGCTGCGCGGCACCTACGCGGGCCTCGCCCACCCGGCGGCGATCGAACATCTCGTACGGCTCGGGGTGACCGCCGTCGAGCTGCTGCCGGTGCACCAGTTCGCGCACGAGGACCATCTGCTGCGGCGCGGACTGCGCAACTACTGGGGCTACAACTCCATCGGCTACTTCGCCCCGCACGCCGACTACGCGGCGGGCGGCACCCGGGGCCAGCAGGTCGGCGAGTTCAAGCAGATGGTGCGCGCCCTGCACGACGCCGGGATCGAGGTCATCCTCGACGTCGTCTACAACCACACGGCGGAGGCGGGCGAGCTCGGACCGACGCTGTCCCTGCGCGGCATCGACAACCGCGGCTACTACCGCCTCCAGGCCGACGCCCGCAGATACAGCGACTACACCGGCTGCGGCAACACCCTCCATGTCGTCCAGCCGCAGGTCCTGCGGCTGATCACGGACTCGCTGCGGTACTGGGTCACGGAGATGGGCGTCGACGGGTTCCGCTTCGACCTGGCGGCGGCGCTCGCCCGCTCCATGCACGACGTCGACATGCTGTCGCCCTTCCTGGCCGTGATCGCGCAGGACCCGGTGCTGCGGCGGGTGAAGCTCATCGCCGAACCGTGGGACGTCGGCGACGGCGGATACCAGGTCGGGGCGTTCCCGCCGCTGTGGGCCGAGTGGAACGACCGCTACCGGGACGCCGTACGCGACTTCTGGCGCGGCGCCACACCCGACGTACGCGATCTGGGCT
This window of the Streptomyces niveus genome carries:
- a CDS encoding cytochrome P450, which codes for MSSPPPGCPAHHSHGGGTGLLPLSAAVGAPDPRAVYRRLRAEWGNVAKVELEPGVPAWLVMGYRELLTITRQEQIYSRDGRKWRHMHDGVVSPDSGLLPMMGWRANVIGADGAEHRRLRKPLDDGIARIDQRKVRRHVEKICTDLIAEFSERGSADLVNEYATIVPMLSLASLFGLDAIEGRELLDALIALFGSAGDSQAGNRHFEEILLDTVRERRRNPTDDMTTVFINHPNLRNEAERLQSIVVMISAGNETVTAWISHTLRLMLTDPRFAARLHGGRLGVDDALDQALWRDPPMNNMPARYALHDTELGGRFIRRGDCLILGHAAANDDPAIRPDEGDEEPGNRAHLAFSAGPHVCPAQVPARLITRTAVNTALNLLPDMKLAIPAGEVTWRPSPWTRVPVALPARFSAARIPVRAGRG
- a CDS encoding GTP-binding protein; its protein translation is MVSVGSADRYLPDTVQQAVKILVVGAFGVGKTTLVGSVSEIEPLRTEEVMTQASVGVDVLAGMSTKTTTTVAMDFGRITLNSRLVLYLFGTPGQRRFWDLWEGLAEGALGVLVIVDTRRLEDSFDVLEQLELRGLPFAVAVNQFPDSERYEADELRDALDLLPETPVMVCDARDHASSVDALISLVEYVSVGSARTPETAS
- a CDS encoding DUF742 domain-containing protein, with the translated sequence MNGPGGEYDDSAGALRPYVITKGRSRPSRNTINIETLLVAISPPRALPVSATREERALVRMCERLLSLVEAAAHLGLPVSLVKVLASDLVDSGHLSARSGVPRAALPDSQLLQEVLDGLRRLR
- a CDS encoding roadblock/LC7 domain-containing protein, yielding MSYVENPEQRGWMIADVAVVPGVERVIVFSADGLLLASSDGMDRDAAERLSASCSGLQSLGRSLGREFGADGGAVHQQMVEFNGGFLFMRSANGAHLAVVTGPVVDPKLVARQMQAQVMKIGAGNLSSPPRQDSV
- a CDS encoding ATP-binding protein, encoding MAQLLALLAVAVGVVALAGVHIGAAVAYGAVALLVPVTMESLRRRHRDAVSDAAERRAEVDRVRAEAAGREAHWHRQTQNRAELVRAEVEFLVTKRLPAAFSRTEIPRPHYSDDELGAGVAEWFDRLLLAVTEEADDREESQRLSLVELASRVQTSAHRIQATVTGLADRYPGDTDLLETTMLVDHAATQQARHAQSLKVLCGEWPGQQWQRPLALVDVVRAASGRIVAFKRVEVSGDPDVGVTPSVVEPLIHLMAELLANATEYSPPKTGVPVTVRTVQRGAVIEVDDGGLGLDEYRLAEAREIVSGRRLLGVGDVGEIPQTGLAVVGRFAERHGFQVDLGPSPYGGVRAVVLVPVDVLETLAPAGTPTGRVLPAAQPVPEVPAPAPSPAPRTEPQAAPAAVPAPAEAPASAAAPVVPPPASDPDAPRTARRLPQRRSRREDYAPRAEAVTPAPSAVTPPGSPEEAGDWMEQFFEGSRSWPSPDEPADAPTASTAPDPAVDSAPNEGLHGPSSSAIPHPPEGQT
- a CDS encoding DUF6221 family protein, whose translation is MLAFVRARLDEEEQVARAAGGERWRCPPEAPGEVHDRSGGISFSVRTQGYDRHIALQDPARTLRRIETSRVLLGEYAEVAHLDVDRPEHDFPSGRAVGLGFVVRQMAAEHAGHGDYQARWLPRFAR
- a CDS encoding CopD family protein is translated as MPTRARAVGVGGAVLALLVVLYGAGVASRGTGELRIPAAGTTSLLRAAVFTALALHLGELAGAAIARTDPLPRALALPAALAGAAASAGQIVVLAVVSDLDIPATYGTREGGLLLVMANGFLLAAGCAGLGRPRWALVPLAGVVLAEALRAHPEPYSPELGTALTVVHLTAASLWAGGLCHVLRTMWLRRADPAGARAVLTRYARGAVWLLVVLAATGTLSTLRRLPADVVVTSAYGRVLIAKLVLVAAASALALVARRRLLRSRDAHLAARVELVVLAAVVLLSAVLTVVPDPHWLSTR
- a CDS encoding EF-hand domain-containing protein; translation: MADIEEARKAFDRFDGNSDGLITAAEYKSAMAQLGDFHVTETVAQAVINAHDSNNDGLLTFEEFLASRAKG
- a CDS encoding ATP-binding protein, which produces MAGLEGVEQPRHGGDAAATRLTPAVEDEQARGVLELFGNPTEAEVRLPSRPESALAARRLTHVVVLRQWALSPQMAEHAVLLVSELVGNAVRHTGARVFGLRMLRRRGWIRVEVRDPSRGLPCLLPVREMDTSGRGLFLVDKLSDRWGVDLLPRGKTTWFEMRVSDRRP
- a CDS encoding enoyl-CoA hydratase/isomerase family protein, producing the protein MSSVNLEVSGGVGTIRLDRPPMNALNIAIQDRLLELAAEAGRRDDVRAVILYGGEKVFAAGADIKEMRDMDHAAMVVRSRALQESFTAVARIPKPVVAAVTGYALGGGCELALCADFRIAADNAKLGQPEILLGLIPGAGGTQRLARLIGPSKAKDLIFTGRQVKAPEALAMGLVDRVVPPEEVYEQAHAWAARLAQGPALALRAAKETVDAGLETDLETGLAIERNWFAGLFATEDRERGMRSFVEEGPGKAKFL